The following nucleotide sequence is from Pirellulaceae bacterium.
TTGCGGACGAGCCGACGACAGCATTGGATGTGACGACACAGGCTCAGATCCTTGATCTGATGTTGCAGCTAAAAGCGGAGCAGGACCGCGGATCGATCATGTTGATTACACACGATTTAGGTGTCGTCGCCGAAACCTGTGATCGTGTGGTCGTGATGTATGGTGGGAAACTTCAAGAGGTTGGTACGGTTGAGCAGATTTTTTCTGAACCTCGACATCCTTATACGCAGGGGCTGATCGCTTCACTCCCGTCGCAGCAGCACGCGCCGAAAAGTCGCTTGCATGCGATTCCTGGAAATGTGCCCTCGATCATGGAGCTTCCTGCGGGGTGTAAGTTCTGTAATCGTTGCGAGCAAGTCCTGCCGCAATGTGAAGAAACGGAACCGCCTCTTTACGATGTGGGTGATGGCCATCTCGTTCGGTGTCATCTGTTGGAGGATGACGCACAATGACGACTCCCCTGTTAGAAGTCAAAAATCTCTGTGTGCGTTATCCCATTTGGGGCGGTATTTTTCGTCACAAGGTCAACGAGGTGTCAGCCGTCGATGATGTATCCTTCACGATTGATGCGGGAGAAACCTTGGGGCTTGTCGGAGAAAGCGGTTGTGGGAAAACAACCATTGCCAAGGCAATTGTGAACATTCATCGAGCAATGACTCCCGGAGTCGAACAGACGGGGCAAGTAATCTTCCATTCGGACGATGGGCCGATCAACATTCTGGAATTGAGTCGGTCCGAGATGCGACCCCTGCGATCTCAACTCCAAATTATTTTTCAAGATCCCTTCTCGTCGCTCAATCCTCGCATGACGGTTGGCAATATCATTGAAACTCCCCTGCGGTTGCATAGCAAGCAAACAGCGAAAGAACGTCGGGACCGCGTCAGCTACCTTTTGGATCGAGTTGGATTGCAGCCCGAACACGCGACTCGTTATCCACACGAGTTTTCGGGTGGGCAGCGGCAACGAGTTGGAATAGCTCGTGCACTGGCCGTTCAACCGAAGCTGATCGTTGCCGATGAGGCGGTTTCGGCGTTGGATGTTTCCGTACAGGCGCAGGTCTTAAATCTACTGGGCGATCTGCAGGAAGAGTTTGGACTTACCTACCTATTTGTGGCCCATGATTTGTCGGTAGTGCATCACATTAGTGATCGAATCGCGGTGATGTACCTTGGGAAACTTGTCGAATTCGGCGGTTCCGATCAGGTTTACCGGACACCCTTGCATCCTTACTCAAGAGCTCTGATTTCTGCGGTGCCTCAACCCGTCCCCCGACGTGATCGCACCGATCGCATTCAATTGATCGGTGAAGTGCCGACTCCATTGAACAAACCGAGTGGCTGCCCATTTCGTACACGGTGCTCGATTGCTAAAGATGAATGTGCCGATGCGATGCCCGATCTGGTCGAAAAAGAATCGAACCATCGTGTCGCTTGTCCCTACTCGGAGTAGCCCGAGAAGTGGCAGAGCAGCCCGACCAAACGGTGTCTTCTCTGATCCTCTGACGCCGCCCGTATCCGCCACGTAGCGAAAGAGTCGATGCACGGCTCCTTGCCATGGGATGGC
It contains:
- a CDS encoding ATP-binding cassette domain-containing protein, whose protein sequence is MTTPLLEVKNLCVRYPIWGGIFRHKVNEVSAVDDVSFTIDAGETLGLVGESGCGKTTIAKAIVNIHRAMTPGVEQTGQVIFHSDDGPINILELSRSEMRPLRSQLQIIFQDPFSSLNPRMTVGNIIETPLRLHSKQTAKERRDRVSYLLDRVGLQPEHATRYPHEFSGGQRQRVGIARALAVQPKLIVADEAVSALDVSVQAQVLNLLGDLQEEFGLTYLFVAHDLSVVHHISDRIAVMYLGKLVEFGGSDQVYRTPLHPYSRALISAVPQPVPRRDRTDRIQLIGEVPTPLNKPSGCPFRTRCSIAKDECADAMPDLVEKESNHRVACPYSE